CCAGATTCGCCGCGACAATTCCCACCGATGCAGCACCGAGCTGCACACCGATGGCCGTCATGGAATCATGGTTGAGTCGCAGCAATGTGCGTGGCTTGCCTCCCGTGGATTCCGCCTGTCCAACTTCGCGCACCAATCCCTGAACCAACAAGTCACGCACCAAATGGGTGATGGAGGCCGGGGTTAGCGACGTTTCCCGGACCAGCTCAATCCTGCTGGTGGGTTCGGTGGCTCGGATAATATCCAGCACCCTGCCACGAGAATCTTGCCGGAGCGGAGCCTTAACCTTGATCATGATTCGATACTAGTGGCACTCATGAGGCGCTTCCGCCCGCATCAAGCGCCTCCAACAAGACCACCACCGAATGCTCAGGCTGCAGCGGCGGCATGGCGAGTCCAGCCGCAGCGAGCATGGCACCACTGAGCCGAATCCCGCCGTCGTTCATCCAAGCAGGCGAATCATTATTGGTCCCCAAAGGGGGCTTGGGACCAACATGACTGATGGCGTAGCTTCGCGCCGGGTCCAAGCCTGTCAGCCGCACTGGGGCAGGCGGCCAGCAGCTGGGCCGGGACAGGACCGTGAGCTCAAAGAGGGCAGCCGAACGGTCTGCGGCAATGACGCCGTGGGCGCTGATTTCCGGGGTTGGATGGTCCACCCGGACCACGTCGCCGCTATGCAGCAGCTCCCGCTGTTCCTTGTAGAGCTCAATCCAGCTGCTCAATTCTGCCTGTTCCGTTGGGGTGAGGACTGTGATGTCCCATTCAATGCCGTAGTGGCCAAAGAGCGCGGTGGCGGCCCGGAATGAGAGGTCATGGGTGCGCCCGGTGGTGTGCGACTGCGGGCTGCCCACGTGGCTGCCGACCAGTTCCGGCGGCAGTAATTGTGCCGTCCAGCGCAGGATTTGCGCGCGTTCCAGCGGGTCGATGCAGTCGCTAGCCCAAATCCTGTCGGTGTGCTCCAGAATGCCCAGATCCACGCGTGCACCACCTGAGGAACATGATTCAATCTCCAATCCCGGATGAGCCTCCTTCAGGGCAGTGAGCAAACGGTAGGTAGCCAAGGTCTGTTCGTGGACGCCTGCGCTTCCCGTTGCCGTGGATCCAGCCTCAAGCAAGTCACGGTTGTGGTCCCACTTGATGTAGCCAATGTTGTAGGTACTCACCAACTCACTGATGCGCTCCAATATGTAAGCGAACGCTTCCGGGATGGCAATGTTCAGGACCTGTTGCGAACGTGCTGCCAGCGGGAGTCGGCCTGCAGGCTGGAGGATCCATTCCGGATGCTCACGCGCCAACAAAGATTCTGGATTGATCATTTCGGGTTCGAACCACAGCCCGAATTCAATCCCCAACGTCGCCAGGTGGTTGCTGAGCGGATGAAGTCCCTCCGGCCAGACATCTTCGTCTACGAACCAGTCCCCCAGACCAGCGGAATCGTCGCGGCGCCCGCGGAACCAACCGTCGTCGAGCACAAATCGCTCAACGCCCATTTCGCCAGCCTTGTCGGCCAGGGCCAGCAAGCGCGTCAGGTCGTGATCGAAGTAGACGGCCTCCCAGGTGTTGAGGGTGACGGGGCGCGGGGTGCTCGGGTGCTGCGGACGGGCGCGCAAGTAGTTGTGGAACTGGCGTGCGGCCGCATCCAGGCCGACTCCGTGACAGCCATAAACCCAAGGAGTGGTGTAGCTGGCACCAGCTGAGAGGACCACCTCGCCCGGCAGCAGGAGCTCCCCACCGCCCAAGATGGTCCGGCCCGTGGCGGTGCGCTCAACATAAGAAACGTGATTGCCACTAAAGCCAACATGGAGGCCCCATACCTCTCCGTGCCCAAAATCAAAACCGTGTTCGCCGGCAATCAGCACCGTTGCGGCGTCGGCTCCCGTGCGCCCGCGGCGGTTCTCGCGCAGATGCGTACCGACGGTGATATCGCGACGCTGCGGGGTGCGTTCCTTGCTCCAGCGCCCGGCCTGATCCAAAGTTTCGGTGGCGCTGCCAGACACCGGAAGTGCCACGAGCAGCTGCTCAAGGTTGTAATCGCTTTCACCAAGGTTTCGCACGGTAGCGCGCAGGCGCAGGAGCCCGGAATCGAGCAGCTCCATGTCCACCGTGAGTTCCAGCTGCGATTCGCGATCGACACCACGTGAGGTGACGTTGTTGCCCTCGAGCGTGTGGCCCAATTCGCTGAACTTCGGGGTCCACGCCTGTCCGCTGCGGTGGCCGCGCAGACCAGGAATGCCCATCCATCCGGAGGAAAGTTCGGGCACCACGCTCACCCGAACAGGGATGTCAACGGAATTCTCCAACCCTAGCTGGGCGTTGTTGGCAAAGTCCTCAAGCTCGACGCCGGTCACCTCGCCGAGGTCTGCGCCCCAGTGCAGAATCTGTGGCAGTTCGGTCTCTGTCAGCCGAAGAACAACTCCGGTGTGGCCTGCACGCAACTGGAGGAGCGTGGGTTCCGACCGCGTGGGCTCAGACATTAACGGTCTCCAACCAGATGCTGGCGAGCTCGGCATGGCCCAGGGACGTTGGGTGAACGCCGTCGTTGGCAAGAGCAGTATTGCCGCCACCGTCGGCTGCCAGGGCGGTAAGACGCTCATGGGCAGGGACCAAAACGGCGCCGAATTCGGCGGCCAACCGGGCCACGGCATGCTGCTTATCCCGCAGATCCTCCGCCCAGTCCTGTTGGCCTGCTGTGACGGGGAGCAGGAAAGGCTGGACCAGGACGATGCGCTGAAAGTGCGGCTCGGCTTGCGTCAACAGCTCGCGGTAACCCTCTTCAAAGGCCGCCGCGGTAGTGGGCTCATTGCTGTCAAAGCGGCGCCAGGTGTCGTTAATGCCGACCAGTATGGAGAGCACCTGCGCACTACTGCTGAGCACGTCCTTTGCCCATCGGCGTTGCAAATCAACTACCCTGTCACCACCAATGCCCACATTACTGACGGCGACCCCCTGCTGAGCTACTTCGGCGGCGATGAAGTTGACGTACCCATCGCCCAGCCCTCGCGGGTCCTCACGACGGCCACAATCGGTAACACTATCGCCGGCAAAAAGGATGCTGCGCTGTTGAGACTTTTCCACACTGACTCCTGACCACTTAAACTTTGTTTAGTGACTAATGTAAGTCACGTTTAGGGCACGCGGCGGCAATCGCGCCACTATTACGCACCGAGTCAACAGGCCATTTCACCCATGACGCGATAGAGCGTTGTGGCTGTCCAGCAACCGCAGGCGTCGCCTGCCCCAAGATGGCTGGCGTAGGCTAGAAAATCCACAAACACATCCTTATCTGGGGGCAGTTACACCAACGCATGGCGAACAACGACACCACCACACTCTGGACTTCCCTAGGCCGGCTGGCCCCACAACTAAGGCCCATGATGTGGCCGCTCATTTGGGGTTTCCTCAGCGCCCTCGCGGCCAGCGCCGTGGCCCTGGCCATCCCGCAGGTGTACCGCTCCCTGGTCAACACGGCGTTTCTCCCCGGCAATGGAGCGCAGGCACTGTGGATTGGGGCCGCCGTGGTCCTGGTCTTGGGCATCCTCGAAGCTGGCTTGATCGCCCTGCGCCGCCAGTTTGTACTGGTCCCGGTCACCACGGTAGAAACGCGCATGCGCACCTCCTTCTACCGGCATCTCCAACAACTCGCCGTGGAATTTCACGATCGCTGGGGCTCCGGACAGCTGCTGAGCCGGGCTATGAGCGATCTGAACTTCATGCGCCGCTGGATGGCTTTTGGCGCCATCATGCTGGTAGTGACGGCGCTGACAGTCGTAATTGGTGTGGCGCTGATGTTCTCCATGAGCTGGGAACTGGGACTGATTTTCCTCGCCGCCGCCGTGCCGATAGTCATTTTCGGCTACCGCTTCCGGCGCTCCTACGGGCGGGTCAGCCGCAAGAGCCAGGATCAGGCCGGAGATCTGGCCACCACCGTGGAGGAGTCCGTCCATGGCATCCGCGTGCTGAAGGCGTTTGGCCGCGGTCAGGAAGCGTTGGATTCATTTGCGTCCCAGGCGCAGGAGCTGCAGGCCACCGAAATTCAT
The Arthrobacter alpinus genome window above contains:
- a CDS encoding alpha-galactosidase translates to MSEPTRSEPTLLQLRAGHTGVVLRLTETELPQILHWGADLGEVTGVELEDFANNAQLGLENSVDIPVRVSVVPELSSGWMGIPGLRGHRSGQAWTPKFSELGHTLEGNNVTSRGVDRESQLELTVDMELLDSGLLRLRATVRNLGESDYNLEQLLVALPVSGSATETLDQAGRWSKERTPQRRDITVGTHLRENRRGRTGADAATVLIAGEHGFDFGHGEVWGLHVGFSGNHVSYVERTATGRTILGGGELLLPGEVVLSAGASYTTPWVYGCHGVGLDAAARQFHNYLRARPQHPSTPRPVTLNTWEAVYFDHDLTRLLALADKAGEMGVERFVLDDGWFRGRRDDSAGLGDWFVDEDVWPEGLHPLSNHLATLGIEFGLWFEPEMINPESLLAREHPEWILQPAGRLPLAARSQQVLNIAIPEAFAYILERISELVSTYNIGYIKWDHNRDLLEAGSTATGSAGVHEQTLATYRLLTALKEAHPGLEIESCSSGGARVDLGILEHTDRIWASDCIDPLERAQILRWTAQLLPPELVGSHVGSPQSHTTGRTHDLSFRAATALFGHYGIEWDITVLTPTEQAELSSWIELYKEQRELLHSGDVVRVDHPTPEISAHGVIAADRSAALFELTVLSRPSCWPPAPVRLTGLDPARSYAISHVGPKPPLGTNNDSPAWMNDGGIRLSGAMLAAAGLAMPPLQPEHSVVVLLEALDAGGSAS
- a CDS encoding SGNH/GDSL hydrolase family protein gives rise to the protein MEKSQQRSILFAGDSVTDCGRREDPRGLGDGYVNFIAAEVAQQGVAVSNVGIGGDRVVDLQRRWAKDVLSSSAQVLSILVGINDTWRRFDSNEPTTAAAFEEGYRELLTQAEPHFQRIVLVQPFLLPVTAGQQDWAEDLRDKQHAVARLAAEFGAVLVPAHERLTALAADGGGNTALANDGVHPTSLGHAELASIWLETVNV